The DNA segment CCACAATAGGCTATATGCCCAACACGACCTAGCCATACAAGAAGGAAAAATAAAGTAGAAAATTATACTCTGACAAGAACATAACAACAAAATTGGGACAAGGAGGAGCTTCTATGCTTTGTCATCTTATATGCTTCAAACATGTCTTTGTTCTTCGATATAgtctattctttcttttctcacctAAAGGATGGAGACGGAcgacaaatagaaaaaaaaaaaagagaggagaaaacgaaCGACCACACTATTGAATAATGAAGACAAGGAGAGAttgaaaaggaagagaagagagaaagagatagagGAAAGGGAGATTTGATGATGGTGACGAGAAAGAACAGAGAGTAGTGGTTGGAATGCAGTAGAAAGAAATCGAAACATACTGGTTGAGCTAATGCATATGGACCATCTTATTCACCTTCCTATGCTGGAAGTCGATCCCAGATTCGGCATTCTGCATACGGTGCCACCTTTGGGTCGGTACACCTATCTCAGATCTAATGTACACAGTTCATGCACACGACAACTTGGCTCTATATAAAGTGCCCCTCACTGCGACGTTTCGTCTCACCCCAACTCCTCTTAGTTCAACGGAGCCTTACTCTATGGCGCAGCCACGACTCGTCTCTCTCGCCTTCTTCGTCGCCGTCCTGATCTCAGGTCTGTTATCATCACTGGTTCTATGCATGCCTTCCTTTGCCATTGTTACGTCGTGTGTTCATGCACGACACCTGTCGGTGCTTCTTCAGGCGCGCACTCCACCACCTTTAACTTCAAGAACAACTGCCCCGACCCTGTTTGGCCTGCCTCGCTGAACAATTCCGACAAAGCTGCTCTTTCCCAGACCGGATTCCAGCTGGACAGTGGCGCCTCCTTTTCGCTGGATGCGCCACCCGCCTGGGGTGGCCGGCTGTGGGCTCGGCACAAATGTTCCACCGACTCGTCCGGTAGATTCTCGTGCCTCTCCGGGGACTGCGGCACTGGGCAGGTGGCGTGCAATGGGGCGGGAGGAGCGCCGCCGACCACGCTCGTCGAGTTCACCCTGCAGGGCGACGGAGGCAAGGATTTCTACGACGTGAGCTGCGTCGACGGCTTCAACGTGCCGGTGTCGGTCCTTCCCAGCGGGGGATCGAACTGCGACAGCACGTCGTGCCGGACGAACATCAACGCGCGGTGCCCCACGGAGTTGCAGATGCTGGCACCGGACGGGAGCGTGGTGGGGTGCAAAAGCGCATGCGTAGCCTTCGACACGGACGAGTACTGCTGCCGGGGCCAGTACAATAGCACGGACACATGCAAGCCCACCAGCTACTCCAAGATGTTCAAGGATGCGTGTCCTCAAGCTTATAGTTATGCTTATGATGACAAGAGCAGCACCTTCACCTGCGTGGGGGCTAATTACGATATCACCTACTGCCCTTGAAACCAACGTACATCTATCACAAGCTTCTTCTTATCTCGCTTTGGCTCTCGAGAGAGcataaataaaagaagagtttcAAAGTTCTATTCGTGTCATTTGACTTCCATCTTTCTTGCTTTGGACATCGATCATTCATTTCTAGGGAACAAAATGCATACAACACGCTACCCCTTGAGATAAACAAAGGAACAAACTTTGTATACGAATAAATGTAAATCGATCGTAACACACaacagaattaaatgaaaatcacaatcaaatagaacattaaGATTTACGttataaaaatcacggggcaaataaaagaaaattcactataagaataatgaatatataaatcttagaGTCTCTTGCTCAAAACTTaagtaataattataaaagaataactAAGATACAAGGATAATGTCACTGTACACAATATCCAAAATCACCCACGTAATCACAACAAAAATCTACTGTGAAACTAATATAACATTAGATGAGAATAATGCTTaaattggatgattgagaacagtctcgacgttatccttttcttcttccctttttcttttctcctgtttttatgtccttttttttttttttttttttttttttttctgattttgaatCACGTTGCTGCTGTAGTTTTCTATCCCTTTTTTTAATAGCCCTCACACTCCCTTTATTAGATCTAGGTTTAGGTTAATAAGGGAAGTGAGATATAGGCTGTTAAATCCCACAATGGGCT comes from the Musa acuminata AAA Group cultivar baxijiao chromosome BXJ2-8, Cavendish_Baxijiao_AAA, whole genome shotgun sequence genome and includes:
- the LOC135618247 gene encoding thaumatin-like protein 1b, encoding MAQPRLVSLAFFVAVLISGAHSTTFNFKNNCPDPVWPASLNNSDKAALSQTGFQLDSGASFSLDAPPAWGGRLWARHKCSTDSSGRFSCLSGDCGTGQVACNGAGGAPPTTLVEFTLQGDGGKDFYDVSCVDGFNVPVSVLPSGGSNCDSTSCRTNINARCPTELQMLAPDGSVVGCKSACVAFDTDEYCCRGQYNSTDTCKPTSYSKMFKDACPQAYSYAYDDKSSTFTCVGANYDITYCP